ACCGCACGTGACGGCGATAATCTCGTAGTCAGTTTACTAATGAGAAATTTTTACTGctgctattttttttttgttaagaatTACTCCATCCTTTTTTTTAATGTCAGAGTtaattttgaaatatatttagATTGATTTTCTTTGAAGTTAAAATAAACTTAGAaattattttaacaaaaaataaATCGTTTTTTtatagcaaaaaaaataaaaataaataaatcgtTAATAATTTAAGTTTATGTTAAATTAAAAAAAGAATGGAAAGAGTTTCAACTTGAAACATTAATGTGGGCCACTTCGCATTACCCAGTACCCACTACGCATGTTACCCATTTGGTTTAGTTGGTAACTTGATATTGCCGGTAGGATGGCACAATCTATCAAGCACGTGacaatcacatgcctcaatataTGTTACTCGTTTTTTTTGGATATGGAGGGAGTAGATCGTAGTATATAATCTATCAACgaagaattgattgatgaaattgtgAAGTGTACCACTACCAAGACATTTTCTTTTGATAACTAAAAGTTATTTACAGGATGTTCGTTTGTTATTTGAAGCATGTCGATCTTATTTCAaataattttaaaatatatattttttattattaaaatgataaaaatatgttttataaaaatatttaaagtaagaTGGAACATATTTCGGACGCGAATCAAACACACCTTCTTGACATGTAAATATAAGTAAACATCTCATGTATGTACCCCAGAAAAAAAAACATCTCATGTGACGTTTCGATTTGCTTCATTTACAAATATCATCGATACAATGTATCTGTACAAAAGTACAATCATGTTCGTGTACACCTAATACTTTTGCGAGATTTCtgagaaaaataaatataaaatctcAATGCAATGATCTGCTATTAATTATCAATTAAAGACTTACACGCTTAAATGTAAGATTAAAGTTGTAAAAAATGAATTTTGCGTTTACAAGTTAACTCGTTTGTTCCATAAAAACACCGAATACCGGACTTTTTAAAATACATGGACTATTTTCCGATTCTCTCTAAAATACAGGGACTAAAAACTATATCAGTTAATCAGCACTTCAGCAGGTTGAATGAACCTGAGTACAGCTTGAAGTTGTTCATTCTGTTGaatttctttcttctttcttccaTCTTATGTAGTTCCCCAGGATTCCAGGAAGTTCATATACACTGTCGAGACAAGAATCTGTCGTCTGAGAGCAAATAAAGAACAAGTTTTTCAAGTCTTTTGGCTCCAGGACCAGGTCTCAGAACATTACCATCGCCCCAAACCGAACACTTGGTGCCATTGTCAGGATCACCTAAGCACCAACCACCAGTTACTACTTTACCAGGATCACGTCCTAAAATTTCTCGGTCAATGCGGTCAAGTGTCGGATCATCAAATTGAAATTCGGTTGCAAAGGCCGAACCACTCTGAATCATGGAATCAAACTCACTGGAGTTTAGAGGATGTGGCTTCTCTTTGGCAGTTTTGTTAAAAGTCACATACATTAAATTGTTGTTTACAACAGTCTTGTTATAATCATGAGCATTGCAGAGGATTGTAGGGAAGTAGTTTGAAAGGGACATCGGTGTGTTAGATAGATACATTAGAAGAGTTCGTGGAAAGTTGTCTGCGCCAAGTATGCAGAACTCAACAAACTTGCGACTTAAGATTGCAAAAGTTGAACCTGAAAAATAAAGACTTTCAATTGTCAAATACAAATTCCTTGAAGAAGTATAATTGATGAGCCTCTGTAAAGTGTCTTTAATGGAAAGAAATGTAAAAAAATGATTAATGAAGGCAAGGTTGTGAGTTGTGACAAGAAGTGCATATAACTCATGTTAATCCAATATACAATGGCAGTCGTAAACGAAAAAGTAAATGCCGTTATCCTACTACCAAGTATTTCCAAACTTCGAACTAGAAAACACTAAGAACTACACATCATTGACATAAATTTATTTCATCATGTCCAAACTACCTATTGCCAAGATGACCATTTCTAAGTTCTATGTTCATCCATACAGGATCAAACAGCCCTGGCACTGTTAAGACATAAAGCTACAACATTGCCCTGGGATCTCATAGTTCTCCTTCCCTCTAAATTCTTTGTTTCCTTCTCTACGTGCCAGTTGCAAGGACATACCAACACAATACAGTTACACTGGCCACGGAATCATTCTAGGGCATTCTGCATCTATCAATTATGATATAGATTTGTGTGTGTAGTATAGAACTTTAGATTTGTAAGATATTCCTTCACCTAGTTCAATCATCGACTGGCCTTCCTTATTCCTCATCTGGCATACAACAATGGTGCATGCATTATGATGGACATTCACCAAAATAGAGAACCAAAAGTGCAAAGCAATGGATAATTGAAACACTAGAGAGACACACAAGTTCTTGATAAATTGTTGAGACCAAAGTTTAAAAGAGCTCATTTTGAAAAGATTGTGAAGAAGGTACCTGAATACACCCTAAAAGCAGTCGGCAGTGGACGTTTTTGAGTAGCATAAAACATGTCAGTTTGATCTTTAAGGTAAAGTCCTGGATCAACAATAACTGGCTTCAACAGCTTAGACCTAGAAAAGAACATGCAAGAGGCAAATCAATGTTGTAATGTAAGAACTCAAACACAGAAACATTTATGATAATTGAATATTGGAAAGTCATTTATCTTACTCTCTCCATCCAATGTAACTTGAATGATTCACAAAGTTGAGTTCTTTAGGCAAGTATGACAAAATATGAAGAAGATCTACAAAAACAAAACAGATTGAACCAAATTCATACAAATCAAAAGCCCACATAAG
This DNA window, taken from Rutidosis leptorrhynchoides isolate AG116_Rl617_1_P2 unplaced genomic scaffold, CSIRO_AGI_Rlap_v1 contig276, whole genome shotgun sequence, encodes the following:
- the LOC139882492 gene encoding beta-glucuronosyltransferase GlcAT14A, whose protein sequence is MQSPAALQPPSTATIFKDSTKTTLYIVFATSFFSLLFILSLSSTTTTGGSFSSSTRRPDPFLFPTTRPFFPNEIPLDPTPPSIAYLISGSKGDSGRILRLLHAAYHPKNYYLLHLDLAAPQSDRDSLAVTVQSVPIFKAAQNVYVIGKADFAYPKGSSTISANLHGASILLRLHAKWDWFINLNAADYPLITQDDLLHILSYLPKELNFVNHSSYIGWRESKLLKPVIVDPGLYLKDQTDMFYATQKRPLPTAFRVYSGSTFAILSRKFVEFCILGADNFPRTLLMYLSNTPMSLSNYFPTILCNAHDYNKTVVNNNLMYVTFNKTAKEKPHPLNSSEFDSMIQSGSAFATEFQFDDPTLDRIDREILGRDPGKVVTGGWCLGDPDNGTKCSVWGDGNVLRPGPGAKRLEKLVLYLLSDDRFLSRQCI